The genome window CGCGGACAAGCGGATCTTCCCCGCGGTGGACGTGGAGGCGTCCGGCACCCGCAAGGAGGAGCTCCTCATGAGCAAGGAGGAGCTGAACATCGTCTGGAAGCTCCGCCGGGTGCTGCACGCGCTCGACGCACAGCAGGCGCTCGAGCTCCTTCTCGAGAAGATGAAGGAGACCAAGTCGAACGCCGAGTTCCTGCTCCAGGTGCAGAAGACGGTCAACGACCGCGACTGACGTCTGGGCACAGGGTCCCGCCCCGGGCGGACCGTTCCGGGGCGGGGCCGGTCCCCGGCACCGTGCCGCGGCCTCGTCCACGACGTGCGAGCACGGCGTGGCGCTGGCCTCGCCGTGATGGCGGGCACGGCGGCCCGCGCACCCGCGCGGTGGGCGGCCGTTGGGCGGGCACGGCCGGTGATCTGGCACACTGGAATCCGGATTCGGGCGGTACCGGCTCCCGCGCGCGCATTTCACGCCGATGCGCGTCGGCCGCACCGAGGCCGCAAGCGACCCGGCGACCGCAGCTAGCGTTAGGACAGAAGAGATGAAGCGTGATATCCACCCGGAGTACGTGGTCACCCAGGTGACCTGCACCTGCGGGAATTCGTTCGTCACTCGCAGCACCGCGAAGAACGGCGTGATCCACGCCGACGTCTGCTCCGCCTGCCACCCGTTCTACACGGGTAAGCAGAAGATCCTCGACACCGGTGGCCGGGTGGCGCGGTTCGAGGCGCGTTTCGGCAAGAGGACGCAGCAGGGCAAGGGCAAGTAGCTCGCCGGTGACGCCGGCTCGGGCGCGGTTCTCCGTCGTGGGGCGCGTCTGGGCCGGCGTTTCGTGGTTATGTGCCGGTTCCCGAGGATCGTGACAAGGAGCGTGAGACGTTGAACCTTGACGAGCTCGTGAAGGAGTACGCGGACCTCGAACAGAAGCTCGCCGACCCCGCGGTGCACGCCGACCAGGCGAAGGCGAGGAAGTACGGCAAGCGCTACGCGGAGCTCACGCCCATCATCACGACCTACCGGGAGCTGCAGTCGGTCCGCGAGGACCTGGAGGCGGCCAGGGAGCTGGCGCGCGAGGACCCGGCGTTCGCCGAGGAGGCGGCCGAGCTGGAGGCGAAGATCCCGGAGCTCGAGGACAGGCTGAAGCGCCTGCTGATCCCGAAGGACCCCAACGACGGCAAGGACATCATCATGGAGATCAAGGCGGGCGAGGGCGGCGAGGAGTCGGCCCTCTTCGCCGCGGATCTCCTCCGCATGTACCTCAGGTACGCCGAGCGGCTCGGCTACAAGGCCGAGATCATCAGCGCCCAGCCCTCCGAGCTCGGCGGGTACAAGGACGTGACCATCTCCATCAAGGGCAAGGAGGGGGCCTGGTCGCGCCTGAAGTACGAGGGCGGGGTGCACCGGGTGCAGCGGGTGCCGGTGACCGAGTCCCAGGGCCGCATCCACACCTCGGCGGCCGGCGTGCTCGTCTACCCGGAGGCCGAGGAGATCGACGTCCAGATCGACCCGAACGACCTGCGGATCGACGTGTTCCGGTCGAGCGGCCCCGGTGGCCAGAGCGTCAACACGACCGACTCCGCGGTCCGGATCACCCACATCCCCACCGGCGTGGTGGTCTCCTGCCAGAACGAGAAGAGCCAGCTCCAGAACAAGGAGGCGGCGATGCGCATCCTGCGCGCCCGGCTCCTCGCCCTCGCCCAGCAGGAGGCCGAGGCGGCGGCCGCCGCGGAGCGCCGGTCCCAGGTGCGCACGGTCGACCGGTCGGAGCGGATCAGGACCTACAACTTCCCGGAGAACCGGATCTCGGACCATCGGGTGGGTTACAAGGCGTACAACCTCGACCAAGTGCTCGACGGCGATCTCGATGGAGTGATACAGGCATTGATCGATGCCGAGCTGGCCGAGAAGCTCGCCGCCCACACGTCGTCCTGATCGCCGGTCCGATCGCCGTCCCGATCGGCACCGGCCCCCGGCGGCCGGCCGTACGGCCGGCCCGGCACCGTGACCACCTGAAACCAGCCGTTCGGAGCCAGCCCTAACCGACATGTCGCTCCTGCTCGACGAGATCGCTCGCGCGACAGCCCGGCTTGCCGAGGCGGGTGTGCCGTCGCCTCGCGCGGACGCCGAAGAGATCGCGGCCTTCGTCCACGGCGTGTCGCGCGGGCGGCTGCATACGGTCAAGGACGAGGACTTCGATGCCCGGTTCTGGGAGGGCATCGCCCGGCGCGAGGCCCGGGAGCCGCTCCAGCACATCACCGGCCGCGCGTACTTCCGCTACCTCTCGCTCGAGGTGGGGCCCGGGGTGTTCGTGCCCCGCCCGGAGACCGAGGTGATGACCGGGTGGGCGATCGACCGGCTGCGGGAGATGGACGTCGCCTCGCCGATCGTCGTCGACCTCGGCACCGGGTCGGGGGCGATCGCGCTGTCGATCGCGCAAGAGGTCGCGCTCGCTCAGGTCCACGCCGTGGAAATCGATCCGGTAGCGTACAGCTGGGCGAAGAAGAACGTCCTCGAGCACGGCCAGGGACGCGTGTTCCTCCACCCGGAGGATCTCGCCGACTGCCTGCCCGAGCTCAACGGCCAGGTCGACCTGGTGATCTCCAACCCGCCGTACATCCCGCCCGGCGAGGTGCCGCGCGACCCGGAGGTCCGCGACTACGACCCCTCGCGGGCGCTGTACGGCTCGGGGGAGGACGGTCTCGGCGAGATCAGGGCGGTCGAGCGCACCGCCCGGCGGCTGCTGCGGCCGGGCGGGTACGTGGCCGTGGAGCACGCCGAGTGCCAGGCGAACGCGGTCTACTGGCTGTTCGCCGAGGAGAAGGGCTGGCGTGACGTGCGAACGCGGCAGGACCTGACCGGACGGGATCGCTTCGTCACCGCCCGGCTGAGCCAGGACTGACCGGCCGCCCGTCCCGCGCCGGCGCTCGCCCGGCCGTGCCGGCACCCGCGTGCCGGCCGCCGACGGCGTGGCCCGGACCGAGCCCGCGCGGCGCCCGGGCCGGACCGGACCGAAGGAAGGATGGGCTGGTGAGCCGAAGGTACGACTGCGCTGACAAGGACGAACTGGCGGCCGGGCTGACCGACGCGGCCTCGGCCGTACGGCGGGGCGAGCTCGTCGTCATCCCCACGGACACCGTCTACGGCATCGGCTGCGACGCGTTCAACACGCGGGCGGTCGCGGCCCTGCTCGAGGCGAAGGGGCGGGGGAGGGACATGCCCGCCCCCGTGCTCGTCGGCACCGTCAGCGCGGCCACCGCGCTGGTGCAGAGCCTCGGCACCCACGGCCAGGACCTCATCGACGCCTTCTGGCCCGGCCCGCTCACGCTGATCTTCCGGGCCAACCCGTCGCTGGCCTGGGATCTCGGCGACACCAAGGGCACGGTGGCGGTCCGCATGCCCATGCACCAGGTCGCGCTCGACCTGCTCCGGGAGACCGGCCCCATGGCGGTGTCGAGCGCGAACCGCTCGGGCCAGCCGCCCGCGACCACGGTCGAGGAGGCCCAGGAGCAGCTCGGCGACGCCGTCTCCGTCTACCTCGACGGCGGCCCGTGCACCGACAACGTGCCGTCGACGATCGTCGACCTCACCACCGCGGTGCCGCGGCTGCTGCGCAAGGGCGCCATCCCGGTCGACAAGATCCGCGGAGTGGTCGGCTACCTCGCCACCGAGGACTGACCGGGCCCGCCCGGCGGCCGGCCGTCCCGCCGCGCCGTACCGCCACCGGTACGGGGGTCGCACCCGCATCGCGGTCCCGATCGCCACCCGGGTGCGATAACGTCTTTGATCGAACGGATGGATGGGGTCCGCCGGACTCCGGCGCGGCCCCAGCGTGACACGGTGGACCCTGCCTGTCATCCCCCAACCGGTGCGCGTGTCCAGGAAGCCAAGCCAGTGCGGGAATATCTCCTCTTGGCACTAGTCGCGGCGGCGGTCACCTACCTGCTGGTGCCGCCGGTCAGGGCGTTCGCACTCCGCATCGGCGCCGCCCCCGAGGTGCGGGACCGAGACGTGCACACGGTGCCCACGCCCCGGCTGGGCGGCCTCGCCATGTTCGGCGGCCTGCTCGCCGGGCTGCTGGTGGCCAACCACCTGCCGTACGTCGGCGGCGCGATCAACAGCGGGCAGACCGGGCAGACCGTGCTGGCCCTGCTCGCCGCCAGCGGCATGATCGTGGTGGTCGGCTTCCTCGACGATTGGCTCGGGATGAACCCCCTGATGAAGCTCGGCGGCCAGATCGCGGCCGGCGGGCTTCTCGTGTATTTCGGGATGTACCTGCCCTTCCTCCCGCTGCCCCAGTTCATGGGCGGTTCCACCGGGCTGGACAGCAACCTGCGCACCGTCCTGACGATCATGATCGTGGTGATCGTCGTCAACGCGGTGAACTTCGTCGACGGCCTGGACGGCCTGGCCGCGGGCATCGTGGGGATCGCCGCGATGGCGACCTTCGCCTATTCGATCGCGCTCTCGCAGACGACCAGCGGGTCACGGATCAACACCACCGCGGCGATCACCGTGATCCTGATCGGCATGTGCCTCGGCTTCCTGCCGCACAACTTCCACCCGGCGAAGATCTTCATGGGCGACACAGGGGCGATGCTGATCGGGCTGCTGCTCGCCACCTCGCTCATCACGATCACGTCGTCGGTGGACTCCGGGGCGGTCGAGATGAACCGCTTCCCGGTGATGCTGCCGCTGGTGCTGCCGATCGCGGTCATGGTGCTGCCGTTGACCGACCTCATCCTGGCGGTGGTGCGCCGGACCTCGGCCGGGCTCTCGCCGTTCGCGCCGGACCGGGGTCACCTTCACCACCGGCTGCTTGACATCGGCCACTCGCACCGCCGCACCGTGCTGATCATGTACGCGTGGACGTTCCTGTTCGCGTTCACCATGGTCGCGCTGTCGATCAACGGCGTGCCGTTGATCCTGTTCCCGCTCACGATCCTGCTCGCGGTGGGCGTGCTGATCATCATGGCGCTGCCGCGGTGGCGGTCCCGGCGGTACGCCGCGCGCGGCAGGCACGCGGCGCGCCCGCAGGTGCCGCCGCAGGGCGGGGCGCCGGAGCCGTCCCGGCAGCGCGCGGACGCGGGCAGCACCCGCTGACCGCGCCGGCGCCCCCGCCGCGTGCCGGGGCGCGCACCCGCCGGTCGGTTGAGGGGGCGGTAAAGACCGGGTGGTGCGGGGCTTGTGATAGCTTTCACTAACGAGGATTGCGCCGTCCGCGTTCCTTGAGACGGCGACGTGCGCTGACGTGCGCTCAAGCCACCGAGACGGAGTTCCCATGCAGCCCAACGACGTGCGCGTGCTCAAGGGTGCCGCCGTGCCGACCTTGGCCGTCGGGCTGGTCATCACGATCATCGCGGGGGCGATGGCCGGGGTCAAAGGGGCGCTGGGCGCCGGCATCGGCGTCGTCCTCGTGGCGGCCTTCTTCACGGTGGGACTCGCCGTGGTCTCCTGGGCGGGCCGCATCTCCCCGGTGGCGATGATGGTGGCCGCCATACTCGGCTACGCCATCAAAGTGATCGTCGTCATGGCGATCCTGAGCGCTTTCGCGGAGACCACCGCCTTCAATTCCCGGGTTTTCGCCCTCACCGCGATCGCGTGCACGCTGACGTGGACTGTGGGCGAAATGTACGGGTTTTTGAGGCTGAAGAAGCTTTACGTGGAACCCGATGTCGAAATTCCGGGGCGGGGGCGCGGATGAGCGAGTCCTCGAGGGGCAGCCCGATATGACTAGTATCCTCTGCTCCTGCTATCGTCATGCCCGCGATGAGCGAACAAGAGCGCAGGCCGGAGACCCACGGCCGCGACTTCGCCGACGTCATGTGGTCGGTCCCCAGCTACCTGCTCTCGGGGATCCTGGTCTGGGGTGGCATCGGCTGGTTGCTGAGCCGTTGGACCGGTCTGCAGGTGCTCACTCCCATCGGCGTCGTCGTCGGGGTCGTGCTCGCGGGCTATCTCGTCTATGTGAAGTACGGCCGCTGAGACCGGCCCGCTGCCCACGCTCTTCTCTGTTGACGATCACTCTGAAGGGGACGCCCGTGCGCGAGCAAAGCGAACGGACGAACAAGCACACGCTCCGGGCACCCGGCCCAGAGCTGGTAGGCGAGGTGGTCCAGTGACCCTGCTGACGCTGCCGGCCGCAGACCGCTTCGAGGCCCCCGGTCCGTCCATCTTCGACTTCCCTCCGCTCTTCGAGGGCGCGCCGTACTGGCTGACCAAGCCGGTCGTGAGCGCGATCCTCGGCGCCCTCATCGTGTGCGCGCTGGCGTGGAGCGCCTTCGCCAAGCCGCAGCTCGTGCCGCGCGGCATGCAGAACATCGGCGAGAAGGGCTATGAGTTCGTCCGCGATCAGGTGGCCAAGCCGTTCCTCGGCAAGGACACCGATCGCTTCATGCCCCTGCTCCTGTCGGTGTTCTTCCTGATCCTGCTGTGGAACCTGTTCGGCGTGATCCCGCTGATCCAGTTCCCGGTCGCGTCGCACATCGCGTTCCCGGCGGTCTTCGCGCTCACGATCTACGTCGTGAAGATCTACCTGGGCATCAAGCACCAGGGGCTGATCGGCTACTTCCGGAACATGATGTTCCCGCCCGGGCTGCCCAAGCCGATCTACATCCTGCTCGCGCCGATCGAGCTCCTGTCGAACATGATCATCGCGCCGTTCACCCACGCCGTCCGGCTCTTCGCGAACATGTTCGCCGGCCACCTCATCCTGGCCTTCTTCAGCCTGGTGGGCTTCTGGTTCCTGTTCGAGAAGCTCACCCCGCTCGGCGCTCCGGTGGGCGTGATCGGCGTGGTCATGACGATCGCGATGACCGGCCTGGAGATCTTCATTCAGTTCCTGCAGGCGTTCCTGTTCACCCTGCTGGCCGCCATGTACATCGGCAGCTCGCTCCACCCGGACCACTGAGACAGGCTTCCTCAGCTCGTACAGACCTGAGATTTCGACCATAGGCCAACCAAAAAAGCAGCAAAGGAATAGGAAAAAGATGAACGTTCTCGCGGAAGTCACGGGTCACATCGGCGCTATCGGCTACGGTCTGGCGACCCTCGGCCCCGGCATCGGCGTGGGTCTGATCTTCGGCCAGGGCGTTCAGGCCATCGCCCGGCAGCCCGAGGCCTACGGCCTCATCCGGCAGAACATGCTGCTCGGCTTCGTTCTCACCGAGGCGCTGGCCCTGATCGGTCTCGTCGCGCCGTTCATCTACGGCTGACACCCGCAATCTGACGGAAGGCTGCACCCATGACTCTGGCAGCTACGCCCCTGGCGGCGGAGGGGGCCAACCCCCTGCTCCCGCACGCCTACGAACTGGTCGTCGGCAGCTTCGCCTTCCTCGTCGTCTTCCTCGTGGTCGGCAAGATCCTCACGCCGCGGATCCAGAAGACCCTCGCCGAGCGCACGGAGGCGATCGAGGGCGGCATCAAGAGGGCCCAGGAGCTCCAGGCCGAGGCTCAGCGCACCCTGGAGCAGTACCGCGCTCAGCTCGCCGAGGCCCGGCACGAGGCGGCGCGGCTGCGCGAGGAGGCCCGCGAACAGGGGGCGCGCATCAAGGCCGAGCTCCGCCAGGAGGCCGAGGCCGAGGCGCGGCGCATCATCGAGGCGGCTCAGGCCCAGATCGAGGCCGAGCGGCGGCAGGCGCTCATCCAGCTCCGCGGCGAGATCGGGCGCCTGTCCGTCGAGCTCGCCAGCCGCATCGTCGGCGAGTCCCTCGAGGATGAGGCGCGCCAGCGCCGGATCATCGACCGGTTCCTCGAAGAGCTCGAGGCCCGACCGGAAGCGGTTCGGTGATGCGTGGGCTGAGCAAGGCCGCAATGGCGCAGGTTGAGGCGCGGTTCAACGTCCTGGCTGCGTCGGCGGACCTTGGTTCGCTGGCCGAGGAGCTCTTCGCCATCGCCGGGCTGTTCGACCGCGAGCACGGGCTGCGGCGGAACATGTCCGATCCGGCCCGTCCCGCGGAGCTGAAGGCGGAGATCCTCAGGTCGTTGCTGAACGGCAAGGTCAGCGACACCGCGATCGAGGTCGCCGTCGCCGCCGTGGAGGCGAAGTGGTCCCGCGCCGGTGACCTTCCCGACGCGCTGGAGCGCCTCGGCGTGACGGCCGCCGCCGCTGAGGCGGAGTCGTTCGGCGAGATCGACGACCTGGAAGACGAGCTGTTCCGGTTCGGCAGGATCCTCGCCGCCTACCCCGAGCTGCGCCGGGCGCTCAGCGACCCGAACATCCCGGGCGACCGGAAGCGGGCGCTGCTGACCGAGCTGCTCGAAGGGAAGGTCACCCGCGCCGCCCTGCGGCTCATCACGCAGCTGGTGGTGCATCCGCGAGGACGTAGCCTGGAATCGGCCCTCGACGAGTACGGCTGGATCGTCGCGCGACTCAAGGAACGCCTGGTCGGCGTCGTGCGCAGCGCCGTACCGCTCACCGAGGAGCAGAAGCAGCGGCTCGCTGCGTGGCTGCGAGCCACCTACGGGCGAGAGGTTCACCTGAACGTCGAGGTGGACCCGAAGGTGCTCGGTGGGTTCTCCGTCCAGATCGGAGACCACTTCATCGACACCACGATCGCCGGACGAATCGAAGATGTCCGCCGCCGGTTGGCCGGCTGAGGCGAATAGGGAGACATAGACAGAGATGGCGGAGCTTACGATCCGGCCGGACGAGATCCGGGACGCGCTTGAGCGCTTCGTCCAGGCGTACGAGCCGGAAGGTGCCGCGCGTGAGGAGATCGGGACCGTCGTCGACGCCGCCGACGGCATCGCCCACGTCTCCGGCCTCCCCTCGACGATGGCGAACGAGCTCCTCGAGTTCGAGGACGGCACGCGCGGCATCGCGCTGAACCTGGACGTCCGGGAGATCGGCGTCGTTATCCTGGGCGACTTCAGCAAGATCGAAGAAGGGCAGCGGGTCCGCCGTACCGGCGAGGTGCTGTCCGTGCCGGTCGGCGAGGGGTACCTCGGCCGGGTGGTCGACCCGCTCGGCAACCCGCTCGACGGCAAGGGCCCGATCGAGACCGAAGGGCGCCGGGCGCTCGAGCTGCAGGCCCCCTCGGTCATCCAGCGGCAGCCGGTGAAGGAGCCGCTGCAGACCGGCATCAAGGCGATCGACGCCATGACGCCGATCGGCCGGGGCCAGCGGCAGCTCATCATCGGCGACCGGGGCACCGGGAAGACCGCGATCGCGATCGACACGATCCTCAACCAGAAGGAGAACTGGCTCTCCGGCGACCCGAAGAAGCAGGTGCGCTGCATCTACGTCGCCGTCGGCCAGAAGGGATCGACGATCGCCCAGGTGAAGGCGCGCCTGGAGGAGATGGGGGCGATGGAGTACACCACCATCGTCGCCGCCCCGGCGTCCGACCCGGCGGGCTTCAAGTACATCGCGCCCTACACCGGCTCCGCCATCGGGCAGCACTGGATGTACCAGGGCAAGCACGTCCTCATCATCTTCGACGACCTGTCGAAGCAGGCTGACGCCTACCGTGCGGTGTCCCTGCTGCTGCGCCGCCCGCCGGGGCGTGAGGCGTTCCCGGGCGACGTCTTCTACCTGCACTCCCGGCTGCTGGAGCGGTGCGCCAAGCTGTCGGACGAGATGGGCGGCGGGTCGCTCACCGGCCTGCCGATCATCGAGACCAAGGGGAACGACGTGTCGGCGTTCATCCCGACCAACGTCATCTCCATCACCGACGGCCAGTGCTTCCTGGAGACCGACCTGTTCAACGCCGGTGTCCGGCCGGCGATCAACGTCGGTATCTCCGTCTCCCGGGTGGGTGGGTCCGCCCAGATCAAGGCGATGAAGAAGGTCGCCGGTACGCTCCGGCTCGCGCTGTCGCAGTACCGCGAGCTCGAGGCGTTCGCCGCCTTCGCCTCCGACCTGGACGCGGCCTCCCGGGCCCAGCTCGAGCGGGGCGCCCGGCTGGTCGAGCTGCTCAAGCAGCCTCAGTTCAGCCCGTTCCCCGTGGAGCAGCAGGTAGTCTCGGTGTGGGCCGGCACCTCCGGTGAGCTCGACGATGTGCCGGTCGAGGACATCCGCCGCTTCGAGGCGGAGTTCCTCGAGTACCTCCAGGCCAACCACAAGGGCGTCTTCGACAGCATCCGGGAGACCAAGGACCTCTCGGATGACACGATCACCACGCTGAAGGACGCCATCACGGAGTTCAAGAAGAGCTTCACCACCTCCAGCGGCGAACTGCTGATCAAGGAGGAGCCGGTGGAGGCCCTCGACGCCAGCGAGGTCGGCCAGGAGAAGATCGTCAAGCACGTCCGCAAGACAGAGAAGAAGTAGCGAATGGGTGCTCAGCTGAGGCAGCTGCGGCGGCGGATCAAGTCGGTCAAGTCCACCGCGAAGATCACCCGCGCGCAGGAGCTGATCGCCTCGTCGCGGATCATCCGGGCGCAGCAGCGGATGCAGGCGGCCGTGCCGTACGAGCGTGAGATCACGCGGGCGGTCTCGGCCGTCCTGTCCGGTACCGCGACGGTGGACCATCCGCTGACGGTCGCGAAGGAGAACCCGACCTCGGCCGGCGTGCTCATCGTGACCAGCGACCGCGGTTTCTGCGGCGGCTTCAACGCGAACGTGCTCCGAGAGGCCGAGGCGCTCAAGGGTCTCCTGGCCGAGCGCGGGCTCACCATGCACCCGTACGTGGTGGGCCGCAAGGGGGTCACCTGGCACCGGTTCCGCCACCGCGAGATGGCCGGCGAGTGGTCCGGGTTCTCCGACAAACCGGCGTACGCGAACGCCAAGGAGATCGCCGACGCGCTGATCGAGGCCTTCAAGGCGAAAGAAGGCGGGATCGACGAGATCCACGTGATCTACACCGAGTTCGTCTCGATGCTGTCGCAGCGGGTCGTGGTGCGGCGGATCCTTCCGCTCGAGGTCGAGGAGGCGGAGGCGCCGGCCGAGGGGCCGCTGCCGTACTACGAGTTCGAGCCGAACGCCGGGGAGGTGCTCGATGCGCTGCTCCCGCGGTACATCGAGTCGCGGATCTACAACGCGCTCCTGCAGTCGGCGGCCTCTGAGCACGCCGCCCGGCGCCGCGCGATGAAGTCCGCGACCGACAACGCGAACGAGCTCATCGGTGTGCTCACCCGGCAGATGAACCAGGCCCGCCAGGCCGAGATCACTCAGGAAATCAGCGAGATCGTCGGTGGCGCCGATGCGCTGGCTGACGCCGCAGCGGGGAAAGAGTGAGATGACCGCAACCGCAGAGACCGCAGAGACTGTCGAGACCGGCGTGGGCCGCGTCGCCCGCGTCACCGGTCCGGTTGTCGACGTGGAGTTCCCCGTCGACAACATGCCGGAGATTTACACCGCGCTCAAGGTGGACGTCACGCTGGGCGGCGAGACCAAGACCCTGACCCTGGAGGTCGCCCAGCACCTCGGTGACAACATCGTCCGGGCCATCTCGATGCAGCCGACCGACGGTCTGGTCCGGGGCGCGCCCGTGATCAACACCGGCGCTCCCATCTCGGTCCCGGTCGGCGACGTCGTGAAGGGCCACGTGTGGAACGCGCTCGGTGAGCCGCTCGACGTGCCCAAGGCCTCCCTGGAGGTCAAGGAGCGCTGGCCGATCCACCGCCCGGCCCCGCCGCTCGACCAGCTCGAGCCGAAGACCGAGATCCTGGTGACCGGTATCAAGGTCATCGACCTGCTCACCCCGTACATGAAGGGCGGCAAGATCGGCCTGTTCGGCGGTGCCGGGGTCGGCAAGACCGTCCTCATCCAGGAGATGATCCGCCGGGTCGCCATGAAGTTCTCCGGCACCTCGGTCTTCGCCGGGGTGGGCGAGCGGACCCGTGAGGGGAACGACCTCTGGCTGGAGATGAAGGAGGCGGGCGTCCTCAAGGACACCGCGCTCGTCTTCGGCCAGATGGACGAGCCCCCGGGCACCCGGCTCCGCGTCGCGCTCTCCGCGCTGACCATGGCGGAGTACTTCCGCGACGTGCAGAAGCAGGACGTGCTCCTGTTCATCGACAACATCTTCCGGTTCAGCCAGGCGGGTTCGGAGGTCTCCACCCTCCTCGGCCGTATGCCGTCGGCCGTGGGTTACCAGCCGACCCTCGCCGACGAGATGGGCGTGCTCCAGGAGCGGATCACGTCGACCCGCGGCCACTCGATCACCTCGATGCAGGCGATCTACGTGCCGGCGGACGACATCACCGACCCCGCGCCGCACAACGCGTTCGCGCACCTCGACGCGCAGACCGTGCTCTCGCGGCCGATCTCGGAGAAGGGCATCTACCCGGCGGTGGACCCGCTCGAGTCCTCCTCGCGGATCCTCGACCCGCAGATCGTGGGCGAGGAGCACTACCAGGTCGCGCAGGAGACCAAGCGGATCCTGCAGCGGTACAAGGAGCTGCAGGACATCATCGCCATCCTCGGTGTCGACGAGCTGTCCGAAGAGGACAAGGTCATCGTCAACCGGGCCCGCCGGATCGAGCGCTTCCTGTCTCACCCGATGTACGCCGCCGAGGCGTTCACCGGGCAGCCGGGCGAGTACGTGCCGCTGGACGAGACCATCGAGTCCTTCAAGGGTCTGTGCGCCGGTGAGTACGACCACCTGCCCGAGCAGGCGTTCTTCATGGTCGGCGGCATCGAGCAGGCGATCGCCAAGGCCAAGGAGCTCGAGCGCCGCGGGTAACCGCCTTCGGCATCGGTACGGCCCGGCCCGCCGCGCGCCGGGCCGTACGGGTGTCTCCTCGAGGGGAGCAGAGAAGTGTCAAAGCTGCGGGTCGGTTTCGTATCGCCGGAGCGCGAGATCTGGACGGGCGAAGCCGACATGGTGATTGCCAAGACCGTGGACGGCGAGATCGGTATCATGCCGAAGCACGCCCCGGTCATCGGTGTCCTGGTCGACGGCGGAGTGGTCCGTATCAAGCGCAGCGGCGACGACGACATCGTGGCCGCGGTTCACGGCGGGTTCATCTCCGTCGCCGACGATGACGTGTCGATCCTCGCGGAGGCGGCCGAGCTCGGCACCGAGGTCGACGTGGAAGAGGCCCGGAGCGCGCTCCAGCGGGCCCTCGACTCGATCCAGGCCGATCAGGACGACAAGCAGGCCCGGATCGAGGCGCAGCGGGCGCGGGCCCGGCTCCGCGCCGCCGGCGAAGAGGTCTGACGTTCTGCGGAAGGAGGGCGGACATGACGGCGATCGAGGTTCTCGCCGGCCTTGCCGTCATGGCCGCGCTCCTGGTCATCCGCTACCTCGCCCTGGTACACGGCCGGGGCAACATCTTCTGCTGTGTACGCGACAGCAACGGGACCTGGCGGAGCGGAGTGGCCCGGTACGCCG of Thermobispora bispora DSM 43833 contains these proteins:
- a CDS encoding F0F1 ATP synthase subunit B — translated: MTLAATPLAAEGANPLLPHAYELVVGSFAFLVVFLVVGKILTPRIQKTLAERTEAIEGGIKRAQELQAEAQRTLEQYRAQLAEARHEAARLREEAREQGARIKAELRQEAEAEARRIIEAAQAQIEAERRQALIQLRGEIGRLSVELASRIVGESLEDEARQRRIIDRFLEELEARPEAVR
- a CDS encoding MraY family glycosyltransferase, which codes for MREYLLLALVAAAVTYLLVPPVRAFALRIGAAPEVRDRDVHTVPTPRLGGLAMFGGLLAGLLVANHLPYVGGAINSGQTGQTVLALLAASGMIVVVGFLDDWLGMNPLMKLGGQIAAGGLLVYFGMYLPFLPLPQFMGGSTGLDSNLRTVLTIMIVVIVVNAVNFVDGLDGLAAGIVGIAAMATFAYSIALSQTTSGSRINTTAAITVILIGMCLGFLPHNFHPAKIFMGDTGAMLIGLLLATSLITITSSVDSGAVEMNRFPVMLPLVLPIAVMVLPLTDLILAVVRRTSAGLSPFAPDRGHLHHRLLDIGHSHRRTVLIMYAWTFLFAFTMVALSINGVPLILFPLTILLAVGVLIIMALPRWRSRRYAARGRHAARPQVPPQGGAPEPSRQRADAGSTR
- the atpE gene encoding ATP synthase F0 subunit C, with translation MNVLAEVTGHIGAIGYGLATLGPGIGVGLIFGQGVQAIARQPEAYGLIRQNMLLGFVLTEALALIGLVAPFIYG
- the prmC gene encoding peptide chain release factor N(5)-glutamine methyltransferase is translated as MSLLLDEIARATARLAEAGVPSPRADAEEIAAFVHGVSRGRLHTVKDEDFDARFWEGIARREAREPLQHITGRAYFRYLSLEVGPGVFVPRPETEVMTGWAIDRLREMDVASPIVVDLGTGSGAIALSIAQEVALAQVHAVEIDPVAYSWAKKNVLEHGQGRVFLHPEDLADCLPELNGQVDLVISNPPYIPPGEVPRDPEVRDYDPSRALYGSGEDGLGEIRAVERTARRLLRPGGYVAVEHAECQANAVYWLFAEEKGWRDVRTRQDLTGRDRFVTARLSQD
- the rpmE gene encoding 50S ribosomal protein L31, which gives rise to MKRDIHPEYVVTQVTCTCGNSFVTRSTAKNGVIHADVCSACHPFYTGKQKILDTGGRVARFEARFGKRTQQGKGK
- a CDS encoding L-threonylcarbamoyladenylate synthase is translated as MSRRYDCADKDELAAGLTDAASAVRRGELVVIPTDTVYGIGCDAFNTRAVAALLEAKGRGRDMPAPVLVGTVSAATALVQSLGTHGQDLIDAFWPGPLTLIFRANPSLAWDLGDTKGTVAVRMPMHQVALDLLRETGPMAVSSANRSGQPPATTVEEAQEQLGDAVSVYLDGGPCTDNVPSTIVDLTTAVPRLLRKGAIPVDKIRGVVGYLATED
- the atpB gene encoding F0F1 ATP synthase subunit A; the protein is MTLLTLPAADRFEAPGPSIFDFPPLFEGAPYWLTKPVVSAILGALIVCALAWSAFAKPQLVPRGMQNIGEKGYEFVRDQVAKPFLGKDTDRFMPLLLSVFFLILLWNLFGVIPLIQFPVASHIAFPAVFALTIYVVKIYLGIKHQGLIGYFRNMMFPPGLPKPIYILLAPIELLSNMIIAPFTHAVRLFANMFAGHLILAFFSLVGFWFLFEKLTPLGAPVGVIGVVMTIAMTGLEIFIQFLQAFLFTLLAAMYIGSSLHPDH
- a CDS encoding F0F1 ATP synthase subunit delta encodes the protein MRGLSKAAMAQVEARFNVLAASADLGSLAEELFAIAGLFDREHGLRRNMSDPARPAELKAEILRSLLNGKVSDTAIEVAVAAVEAKWSRAGDLPDALERLGVTAAAAEAESFGEIDDLEDELFRFGRILAAYPELRRALSDPNIPGDRKRALLTELLEGKVTRAALRLITQLVVHPRGRSLESALDEYGWIVARLKERLVGVVRSAVPLTEEQKQRLAAWLRATYGREVHLNVEVDPKVLGGFSVQIGDHFIDTTIAGRIEDVRRRLAG
- the prfA gene encoding peptide chain release factor 1; the encoded protein is MNLDELVKEYADLEQKLADPAVHADQAKARKYGKRYAELTPIITTYRELQSVREDLEAARELAREDPAFAEEAAELEAKIPELEDRLKRLLIPKDPNDGKDIIMEIKAGEGGEESALFAADLLRMYLRYAERLGYKAEIISAQPSELGGYKDVTISIKGKEGAWSRLKYEGGVHRVQRVPVTESQGRIHTSAAGVLVYPEAEEIDVQIDPNDLRIDVFRSSGPGGQSVNTTDSAVRITHIPTGVVVSCQNEKSQLQNKEAAMRILRARLLALAQQEAEAAAAAERRSQVRTVDRSERIRTYNFPENRISDHRVGYKAYNLDQVLDGDLDGVIQALIDAELAEKLAAHTSS